One window from the genome of Oceanisphaera sp. IT1-181 encodes:
- a CDS encoding AI-2E family transporter yields the protein MTEHQHASFNRRKTDSNQPPLIDAFNASNASLIILATLAGIFFIDWAQAVLLPLIVAVFISYALDPLLSPFDKLKIPRPLSAAVVVGLVLTLIISASIPLQREAVAMLDKIPIAISKLQKTAARSPVKEASIIEKAQEAAKKIEDSTSEKKVRTPGVTSVRIVDKPFNVQAFIMGNASAAVVVISQTFSALLLVYFLLAVGKMYRRKVIRISGPSFERMRKAAHIMEDFHHQVRRFLFVMLLSSVFVGGVTGLAFWLLGVEQAGLWGLMAGVASGIPYLGPLLIFIGTAIAAFLQFGTLDMAFIVAGTSLAITSIQGNLLTPWLTSHLSSLNPVAIFVGLLFWGWIWGPVGLIIATPLLMVIKSLCDHVTNLRPLGELLGK from the coding sequence ATGACAGAGCATCAACATGCCTCATTTAACCGTAGAAAAACTGATAGCAACCAGCCACCGCTGATCGATGCCTTTAATGCGAGCAACGCCTCACTCATTATTTTAGCCACCTTAGCCGGCATCTTTTTTATCGACTGGGCACAAGCCGTCCTCTTGCCCTTAATCGTGGCGGTGTTTATTAGCTATGCACTGGACCCGCTGCTCTCTCCCTTTGATAAGTTAAAAATTCCGCGTCCGCTCAGTGCCGCAGTGGTGGTGGGTCTAGTGCTAACGCTCATCATCAGCGCCAGTATTCCGCTGCAACGCGAAGCCGTGGCCATGCTCGATAAAATCCCAATCGCGATCAGTAAGCTGCAAAAAACTGCCGCTCGCTCCCCCGTTAAAGAAGCCAGCATCATAGAGAAGGCCCAAGAAGCGGCCAAAAAAATTGAAGATAGCACCAGCGAGAAAAAAGTCCGCACCCCTGGCGTGACCTCGGTGCGTATCGTCGACAAACCTTTTAACGTGCAAGCTTTTATTATGGGCAATGCCTCGGCGGCTGTGGTGGTGATTTCCCAAACTTTCTCTGCTCTGTTGCTGGTTTATTTTTTATTAGCGGTTGGTAAGATGTATCGGCGCAAGGTGATCCGTATCTCAGGCCCTTCGTTTGAGCGAATGCGCAAAGCCGCCCATATCATGGAAGACTTTCACCATCAGGTGCGCCGATTTTTATTTGTGATGTTATTAAGCTCGGTATTCGTGGGCGGTGTAACTGGGTTGGCATTTTGGCTACTGGGCGTAGAGCAAGCCGGCCTCTGGGGACTCATGGCTGGCGTGGCCAGTGGTATTCCTTATCTGGGGCCTTTACTCATTTTTATTGGCACCGCCATTGCCGCTTTTTTGCAATTTGGCACCTTAGACATGGCCTTTATTGTGGCAGGCACTTCTTTGGCAATAACCAGCATTCAAGGTAACTTGCTCACTCCTTGGTTAACCAGCCATTTATCGAGTTTAAATCCGGTGGCGATTTTTGTGGGCCTATTATTTTGGGGTTGGATTTGGGGCCCGGTGGGGCTCATTATTGCCACGCCCTTACTGATGGTCATCAAGTCACTGTGTGATCACGTGACCAACTTACGTCCATTGGGGGAATTACTGGGGAAATAG
- a CDS encoding DksA/TraR family C4-type zinc finger protein, whose translation MAVGWAKDGAVQEQIDASVADAVKEARSQLKVGDSLSHCEECDAPIPEARRQAVPGVRLCINCQADQEKQGQDFSSINRRASKDSQLR comes from the coding sequence ATGGCAGTAGGTTGGGCAAAAGATGGCGCCGTGCAAGAACAAATTGATGCCAGTGTGGCAGACGCAGTAAAAGAGGCGCGTAGTCAGCTCAAAGTAGGTGACAGCCTCAGCCACTGCGAAGAATGTGATGCGCCTATCCCTGAAGCACGCCGACAAGCCGTGCCTGGCGTGCGCTTATGCATCAACTGCCAAGCAGACCAAGAGAAACAAGGCCAAGATTTTAGCAGTATTAACCGCCGCGCCAGTAAAGACAGCCAGTTAAGGTAG
- a CDS encoding LysR substrate-binding domain-containing protein, whose protein sequence is MKNLPTDLLRTFVTINQLGGFTPAGERLGRSQPAISLQVKRLEELLDIRLFHRSSGIQLTEEGQLLLGYAQKMLDLNDAIVSRLSAPKVSGSVRLGIPNDFEVSFLATAIGRFAQAYPNVTLDVSSDISANLLQDYGKGEYDLVMAIEENGQLQPRLTDYITEPLVWIRGNNLMLEPGEPLPLILYPKGCLYRKTIVNALNQANLPWRIVYSTSSLLGIHAAVKAGLGISALSKSTVPEGLEASVTFAPCPSLGNLSIGFCYEPNKLTSASHMLLDYLKQGLHAL, encoded by the coding sequence ATGAAGAATCTTCCCACGGACTTGTTACGTACCTTTGTCACTATCAATCAGCTGGGGGGATTTACCCCTGCGGGTGAACGCTTGGGGCGCTCGCAACCGGCGATAAGCCTGCAAGTGAAGCGGTTAGAAGAGCTGCTCGATATCCGGCTGTTTCATCGCTCCAGCGGTATACAGTTAACCGAGGAAGGCCAGCTGCTACTGGGCTATGCGCAGAAGATGCTGGATTTAAACGATGCCATAGTCTCGCGATTGAGTGCACCCAAGGTTAGCGGCTCGGTGCGGTTAGGGATCCCCAACGATTTTGAAGTCTCCTTTCTGGCCACAGCCATAGGTCGTTTTGCTCAAGCCTACCCCAACGTGACTCTGGACGTAAGCAGCGACATCAGCGCCAATCTATTGCAGGATTACGGCAAGGGCGAATACGATCTGGTTATGGCAATAGAAGAAAATGGCCAGCTCCAGCCGCGCCTGACAGATTACATCACAGAGCCCTTGGTATGGATACGCGGTAATAACCTGATGCTAGAACCCGGCGAGCCCCTGCCGCTAATCCTCTATCCCAAGGGCTGCCTATATCGTAAGACCATTGTCAACGCCCTTAACCAAGCCAACCTGCCCTGGCGCATCGTTTACAGTACCTCCAGCCTGTTAGGAATTCATGCCGCCGTCAAGGCGGGCTTGGGTATTAGCGCTTTGTCCAAAAGTACGGTACCTGAAGGGCTGGAAGCCTCAGTTACCTTTGCGCCCTGCCCATCCCTCGGTAATCTGTCTATCGGCTTCTGTTACGAGCCAAATAAGCTAACTTCCGCCTCACACATGCTGCTCGACTACTTAAAGCAAGGCCTCCACGCTCTATAA
- the nhaC gene encoding Na+/H+ antiporter NhaC: MVTVPPRKPSFWLACLPIVLTFVVLGVQLFYFGNFTPHIPLAIGVAITALIGWLRGYRWPEMEDGIMHVVRLGLQSVGILIIVGMIVGIWIASGTVPYLIKLGLSLISPELFLAASVLICAVVSVSLGTSWGTTGTVGLALMGIGNGFDIPMYWTAGAVVSGAFFGDKMSPLSDTTNLAPAVTGVDLFDHIRNMLPTTVPAMLISLVIYLFAGFSMIGDQAVDFGRIENIISGLDQHFNLSWPLLLPLGVTVLLALKKMPALPTLFAGAMLGLATAMLTQDVGLQQAFNFMFSGYQIDTGVSEIDALLNRGGIQSMTWVITLMLVALAFGGVLERTGCLGVIMEKILTRAKSFGAIQTSAIATSAMTNVIGGDPYLSIALPGRMFAPAYRAKGYSALNLSRAVEEGGTLISPLIPWNAGGAVVITALGLGIAEGQTENLLYIPLAFACWLSPLIGIAYAHLGWFSPKLSPEEAAQYHAEEAMLAKPATAK; encoded by the coding sequence ATGGTCACAGTACCCCCCCGTAAACCCAGCTTCTGGCTGGCCTGCCTGCCTATCGTACTGACCTTTGTCGTGCTAGGCGTGCAGCTGTTTTATTTCGGCAACTTCACCCCCCATATTCCGCTCGCCATCGGCGTGGCTATCACCGCCCTTATCGGCTGGCTGCGTGGCTACCGCTGGCCCGAGATGGAAGACGGTATCATGCACGTAGTGCGTTTAGGTCTGCAGTCGGTAGGCATTCTGATTATCGTGGGCATGATTGTCGGCATCTGGATTGCCAGCGGTACCGTGCCTTATCTGATCAAGTTGGGTTTGAGTCTGATCTCCCCCGAACTATTTCTGGCTGCCAGCGTGCTGATCTGCGCCGTGGTATCGGTGTCGCTAGGCACCTCGTGGGGCACCACCGGCACTGTAGGCCTAGCACTAATGGGCATCGGCAACGGTTTCGATATTCCCATGTACTGGACTGCCGGCGCCGTGGTATCGGGCGCCTTCTTCGGTGACAAAATGTCGCCGCTGTCAGACACCACCAACCTCGCCCCGGCGGTGACTGGCGTGGATTTGTTCGACCATATTCGCAACATGCTGCCCACCACCGTTCCGGCCATGTTGATTTCCTTGGTCATTTACTTGTTCGCCGGCTTCAGCATGATTGGCGATCAAGCCGTGGACTTCGGTCGTATCGAGAACATCATCAGTGGTCTGGATCAGCACTTCAATCTGTCGTGGCCTTTGCTGCTGCCCTTAGGCGTGACCGTGTTGCTGGCCCTGAAAAAAATGCCTGCCCTGCCGACTTTATTTGCCGGCGCCATGTTGGGCTTGGCCACCGCCATGTTGACCCAGGACGTAGGCCTGCAGCAGGCTTTTAACTTTATGTTCAGCGGTTATCAGATTGATACCGGCGTGAGTGAAATCGATGCCCTGCTCAACCGCGGTGGCATACAGAGCATGACTTGGGTGATCACCCTGATGCTGGTGGCCTTGGCCTTCGGCGGCGTACTGGAGCGTACCGGCTGCCTAGGAGTGATAATGGAAAAAATTCTGACTCGCGCTAAAAGCTTTGGCGCCATCCAGACTTCCGCTATCGCCACCTCGGCCATGACCAACGTGATTGGCGGCGACCCCTACCTGTCTATTGCGCTGCCTGGGCGCATGTTTGCTCCCGCCTACCGTGCCAAAGGCTATTCGGCGCTGAACCTGTCGCGGGCCGTTGAGGAAGGCGGTACTTTGATATCACCGCTTATTCCGTGGAACGCCGGTGGTGCCGTGGTGATCACCGCCTTAGGTTTGGGCATTGCCGAAGGACAGACCGAGAACCTGCTGTATATTCCGCTGGCCTTCGCCTGCTGGCTGTCGCCGCTGATCGGCATAGCCTACGCGCACCTAGGCTGGTTCTCACCCAAACTCAGCCCAGAAGAAGCCGCCCAATATCACGCCGAAGAGGCCATGCTTGCTAAACCTGCCACGGCTAAATAA
- a CDS encoding ATP-binding protein — translation MNSLLTLLPRYRRRHPLSFRLFWLVLGVSLTLSLLSTALQLWLDHRQIKQDLDDRLTLIEQSYLDSLTQSLWDLNLPQARLQLASMLDMPHMARLTVTGDALSKPLLLAHSDSGESVHEHGFNLIYPSSALGPQQVGRLEVAFSQQSINQQLIDRAQAILLGQTLTILAIALCLMLVFQRRVTRHLERMARHVAQIGEGQPGSPLLALARSPGQLPDELDTLVGAINTMRRSVERRQSELQHDKDRLEALVDRRTHHLRQAKESAEAADMAKSRFIANMTHELRTPMSGILGTLTLLRPALKDSPEQDMLDVLQHSAEHLLMLLNDVLDYAALEQGPLPEEPAPFALNELLENSVAMMQGYAEAKQIQLQLDASSAELWLSGHAGRLRQVLINLLSNATKFTDTGGQVTLDARAVDGGWQFNVADNGIGIAPEQQDRIFQRFTQADESIARRYGGTGLGLAISKRLIEAMGGSMTLHSTPGQGSRFGFFLPLTRVDTPAPEQETELTALPSLSLLLVEDVSINRAILAAMLEQHGHLVSQAESGEQALEMARHQAFDLILMDMHLPGIDGLETSRSIRHQTQGLNRDTSVIALTASVAPDDIRRYLAAGLKAVVAKPVQWPRLTLALGQALGIRITTELEQPLLQEHLRVLGRPRLQAMLSRFADELPAGQAALEQALADEDHLELGQLAHRLAGTARMLDQTPLAGVLERLEQVAEEQNLVTHNLAIELDQTIIETQKDLSSLIARLGRDH, via the coding sequence ATGAATTCCCTGTTAACCCTGCTGCCCCGTTACCGGCGCCGGCATCCGCTGAGTTTTCGCTTGTTTTGGCTGGTGCTGGGCGTCAGCCTGACCCTTTCGCTGCTGTCCACCGCCCTACAGCTCTGGCTTGACCATCGCCAGATAAAGCAGGATCTGGACGACCGTCTTACTCTCATCGAGCAAAGCTATCTCGATAGCCTGACCCAGAGCTTGTGGGATCTGAACCTGCCCCAAGCCCGCTTGCAGCTGGCGAGCATGCTCGACATGCCGCACATGGCTCGACTGACCGTAACCGGTGACGCCCTTAGCAAACCGCTGCTGCTGGCCCACAGCGACAGCGGTGAGTCCGTGCATGAGCATGGCTTCAATTTAATCTATCCCAGCTCGGCGCTGGGGCCCCAGCAAGTAGGCCGGCTCGAGGTTGCCTTCAGCCAGCAGAGTATTAACCAGCAGCTGATTGATCGTGCCCAGGCCATACTGCTGGGCCAAACCCTGACCATATTGGCTATCGCCCTCTGCCTGATGCTGGTATTTCAGCGCCGCGTCACCCGACATCTAGAACGCATGGCCCGTCATGTCGCGCAGATTGGCGAAGGCCAGCCGGGCAGCCCGCTGCTAGCCCTCGCTCGCTCACCCGGCCAGCTGCCCGACGAACTGGACACCCTAGTAGGCGCCATCAACACCATGCGCCGCTCAGTCGAGCGCCGTCAGAGCGAATTGCAACACGATAAAGACCGACTAGAGGCCCTAGTCGACAGACGTACCCACCACCTGCGCCAAGCCAAGGAGTCGGCCGAGGCAGCCGACATGGCAAAAAGCCGCTTTATCGCCAACATGACCCACGAATTGCGAACCCCCATGAGCGGTATTCTGGGCACCCTTACCCTGCTCAGACCCGCGCTAAAAGACAGCCCAGAGCAAGACATGCTCGACGTACTGCAGCACTCGGCCGAGCATCTATTGATGCTGCTTAACGACGTGCTCGATTATGCGGCGCTAGAGCAAGGCCCGCTGCCAGAAGAGCCGGCTCCCTTCGCCCTAAACGAGCTGCTAGAGAACAGTGTTGCCATGATGCAGGGCTACGCCGAAGCCAAGCAGATCCAATTGCAACTGGACGCGTCCAGCGCCGAGCTTTGGCTCTCGGGCCACGCCGGACGGCTGCGCCAAGTGCTGATCAACCTATTGTCTAACGCCACCAAGTTCACCGATACCGGCGGCCAAGTGACGCTCGATGCCCGAGCGGTGGACGGCGGCTGGCAGTTCAACGTAGCAGATAACGGCATCGGCATTGCCCCCGAGCAACAGGACCGCATTTTTCAACGCTTTACTCAGGCGGACGAAAGCATAGCTCGCCGCTATGGCGGCACCGGATTGGGGCTGGCCATCTCTAAACGGCTGATCGAAGCCATGGGCGGCAGCATGACCCTGCACAGCACCCCCGGCCAGGGCAGCCGCTTTGGCTTTTTTTTACCGCTGACGCGTGTCGATACCCCTGCCCCGGAGCAAGAAACCGAGCTGACCGCCCTGCCCAGCCTCAGCCTGCTGCTAGTGGAAGATGTGTCCATCAACCGGGCTATTCTTGCAGCCATGCTGGAGCAGCACGGTCACCTAGTGAGTCAGGCAGAAAGCGGCGAACAGGCACTCGAGATGGCTCGGCATCAGGCCTTTGACCTTATTCTAATGGACATGCATCTGCCAGGCATCGATGGCCTGGAAACCAGTCGCAGCATTCGCCACCAAACTCAGGGGTTGAACCGAGACACCTCGGTGATTGCCCTCACCGCCAGCGTGGCCCCCGACGACATTCGCCGTTATCTGGCCGCTGGGCTCAAGGCAGTGGTGGCCAAGCCGGTGCAATGGCCAAGGCTCACCCTAGCATTGGGGCAGGCTTTGGGCATCCGCATAACGACTGAGTTGGAACAGCCCCTGCTGCAAGAACACCTGCGAGTGCTGGGCCGACCTCGGCTGCAAGCCATGCTCAGTCGCTTCGCCGACGAGTTACCCGCAGGCCAAGCGGCCCTTGAACAGGCGCTGGCGGATGAAGATCACCTGGAACTGGGCCAGCTGGCACACCGGCTGGCCGGTACTGCCCGCATGCTGGATCAGACCCCGTTGGCTGGGGTGCTGGAACGACTGGAGCAGGTGGCGGAAGAGCAGAACCTGGTGACACACAACCTCGCCATCGAGCTGGACCAGACGATAATAGAGACACAAAAAGACCTTTCCTCGCTCATCGCTCGCCTTGGTCGCGACCACTGA
- a CDS encoding sodium:solute symporter family transporter, whose product MMDNYDLLNWSLLLGSFGILILIGYLSSRAIKDSDASGFLVAGRSLGPFVGAGTIVATGFSGWGFMGSPGVAYEFGSIEVLGNFFFAPAMVIAVLYFAHFLRKRAEELGSCTIPEYVSQVHGGGSGIERWVKGVAAAITIVLLLVFLTSQIKAVGLLGASWLGISLTESALLMIGVIILYTMLGGLAAVAWTDTLMVVGMCIGAVVMMVQIFTDVNLTEFIERLNAVDPELLNPTTAAPYGESKSSVFLVLPYAFLFTAVLPYMAVRFLAFKPSVKMHHVAIWVAPLGILLSLVPIIGLYVRIAHPPLADSDQAMPVYLATFLHPALAGVITLFILFAMKSTANSLLHTVSSAASHDMRTALFPNSTASNQRILWINRSWVAILGLVGFVMMLFAPPFMLSWLGILGSGTLLAVMIGPVFISTFWQGNAYGALAAMFTGLFTSGSFLLFTDVGWVEGPLYGCAASSVVYITVSMMTKKVSSAAMARSY is encoded by the coding sequence ATGATGGATAATTATGACTTGTTAAACTGGAGCCTACTGCTGGGGTCCTTTGGCATCTTGATCTTGATCGGCTACCTGTCGAGCCGCGCGATCAAAGACAGTGACGCCTCCGGCTTTTTGGTGGCAGGGCGCAGTTTAGGCCCATTTGTGGGTGCTGGTACTATAGTCGCCACCGGTTTTAGTGGCTGGGGCTTTATGGGCTCCCCGGGTGTTGCTTACGAGTTTGGCTCGATAGAAGTGCTAGGTAACTTCTTTTTTGCGCCGGCCATGGTGATTGCCGTGCTGTATTTTGCTCACTTTCTGCGTAAACGCGCCGAAGAACTGGGTAGCTGTACCATACCCGAGTATGTATCTCAGGTGCACGGCGGTGGCTCAGGCATTGAGCGTTGGGTCAAGGGCGTTGCCGCGGCTATTACCATAGTGCTGCTGCTGGTGTTCCTGACCAGTCAAATTAAGGCCGTGGGTCTGTTGGGAGCCTCTTGGTTGGGCATCAGCCTGACGGAAAGTGCACTGTTGATGATTGGCGTGATTATACTCTACACCATGCTGGGTGGCTTGGCTGCTGTGGCTTGGACCGATACCTTGATGGTAGTGGGTATGTGCATTGGTGCCGTGGTGATGATGGTACAGATTTTTACCGATGTGAATCTGACCGAGTTTATCGAACGGCTAAATGCGGTTGATCCCGAGCTGCTCAATCCGACGACTGCGGCGCCTTATGGCGAGAGCAAGAGCTCTGTGTTCTTGGTATTACCTTATGCCTTCCTGTTTACTGCTGTGTTGCCTTATATGGCGGTACGCTTCCTGGCATTCAAACCGTCGGTGAAGATGCATCATGTGGCAATTTGGGTAGCTCCGTTGGGCATCTTGTTGAGCTTGGTGCCGATTATTGGTCTGTATGTGCGTATCGCTCATCCGCCACTGGCCGACTCGGATCAGGCGATGCCGGTATATTTGGCTACTTTCTTGCATCCAGCACTAGCAGGGGTCATTACCTTGTTTATTCTGTTTGCCATGAAGTCAACGGCTAACTCGCTATTGCATACAGTATCGAGTGCGGCTTCTCACGACATGCGCACCGCTCTGTTTCCTAATAGCACCGCGAGTAACCAGCGTATCTTATGGATCAACCGTAGCTGGGTGGCTATTCTTGGCTTAGTCGGATTTGTGATGATGCTGTTTGCACCGCCCTTTATGTTGTCTTGGTTGGGCATTCTCGGTTCGGGTACCTTGCTGGCAGTGATGATTGGTCCGGTGTTTATTTCTACTTTCTGGCAAGGCAATGCCTACGGCGCCTTGGCCGCCATGTTCACCGGTCTGTTCACCAGCGGTAGTTTCCTGCTGTTCACCGATGTGGGCTGGGTAGAAGGACCGCTATACGGTTGTGCCGCTTCCAGTGTGGTGTATATAACCGTCAGTATGATGACGAAAAAAGTAAGCTCTGCCGCTATGGCTCGTAGTTACTAA
- a CDS encoding DEAD/DEAH box helicase produces the protein MDTRLLSALDHQGLHTPTEIQDKAIPVILSGFDLIASSKTGSGKTLAFLLPSLHRLMKTKALGKRDPRALILAPTRELAKQVYEQLRSLTSGTSYNIALLLGGENFNDQIKLLRRQPQLIVATPGRLANHLNARSLMLNGLELLIMDEADRMLDLGFAKELNQINDAADHRRRQTLMFSATLDHAQVNEMAHKLLKAPKRIAVGAANAEHVDIEKRFYLCDHLDHKQALLQHILSSQPYQQAIIFTATRPDTERLATLLKEQGLSTAALSGDMSQAERNRIMDSFSRGQFKVLITTDVASRGLDLLQVSLVVNFDMPKQAEEYVHRIGRTGRAGAKGVAMSLVGPNDWDAFKRVEHFLQQDISFMTFEGLVGKFKGLRPVVDKPKGKAAVRGNGYQGKGGPNAYQPPKKKKPEKAFKDRSDRLEPGTGLGSSDGMAPLKRKKSTDSTPE, from the coding sequence TTGGATACCCGTCTTTTATCCGCATTGGATCATCAAGGGCTACACACGCCTACCGAGATCCAAGACAAGGCCATTCCCGTTATCCTCAGCGGTTTTGATCTGATCGCATCTTCTAAAACCGGTTCTGGCAAAACGCTCGCCTTCTTATTGCCGTCTTTGCACCGGTTAATGAAGACCAAAGCGCTCGGTAAACGCGATCCCAGAGCACTGATTTTGGCGCCTACCCGTGAGTTGGCCAAGCAAGTGTACGAACAGCTGCGCTCACTGACCAGTGGTACCTCATATAACATCGCCCTGTTATTGGGCGGTGAAAACTTCAACGACCAAATCAAACTACTGCGCAGACAACCACAGTTGATCGTGGCCACGCCTGGGCGCTTAGCCAACCATTTGAATGCCCGCTCCTTAATGCTCAACGGCCTTGAGTTGCTGATCATGGATGAAGCGGATCGCATGTTGGACTTAGGCTTTGCTAAAGAGCTGAACCAAATTAATGACGCCGCCGATCATCGCCGCCGTCAAACCTTGATGTTCTCGGCCACGCTGGATCACGCACAAGTGAATGAGATGGCGCATAAGCTGCTAAAAGCGCCCAAACGCATTGCGGTAGGCGCGGCCAACGCCGAGCATGTGGACATCGAAAAGCGCTTTTATCTGTGTGATCACCTCGATCACAAGCAAGCGCTGTTGCAGCATATCTTAAGCTCGCAACCTTATCAGCAAGCCATTATTTTTACCGCCACTCGGCCCGATACCGAGCGTTTGGCAACCCTGCTCAAAGAGCAAGGCTTGTCCACCGCGGCCCTCAGTGGCGACATGAGTCAGGCTGAGCGTAACCGCATTATGGACAGCTTTAGCCGTGGCCAGTTTAAGGTGCTGATCACCACAGACGTGGCGTCGCGCGGCTTGGATCTGTTGCAGGTATCTTTGGTGGTGAACTTCGATATGCCAAAGCAGGCCGAAGAATATGTACACCGCATTGGCCGTACGGGTCGAGCGGGTGCTAAAGGTGTGGCCATGTCTTTGGTGGGGCCCAACGATTGGGACGCTTTTAAGCGTGTCGAGCACTTCTTGCAGCAAGATATTAGCTTTATGACCTTTGAAGGGTTAGTGGGCAAATTCAAAGGTTTGCGCCCAGTTGTAGATAAGCCTAAAGGTAAAGCCGCAGTTCGTGGCAATGGTTACCAAGGCAAAGGTGGACCTAATGCCTACCAGCCACCGAAAAAGAAAAAGCCAGAAAAAGCCTTTAAAGATCGCAGCGACCGCTTAGAACCTGGCACCGGCTTGGGCTCATCTGATGGTATGGCGCCACTGAAACGTAAAAAGTCCACCGATAGCACGCCTGAATAA